The following are encoded together in the Kingella negevensis genome:
- a CDS encoding MFS transporter, with protein MLSLLASKPGKPVPDAEVLDRYNRLRWQALFGIFIGYAAYYILRNNFLLSSPDLIRDFGFTKKDIGFVSATMLIIYGVSKGFMSALADKSNPKYFMIFGLVMSALVNLMMGFTTSFWIFFFLCMLNGIFQGMGAGPAYVVLASWFPRKTRGTTTAVFNISHNVGGGLVAPIAGASVAWLGETHWQSAHFIVPAVLASIVATIFFIFGAGRTYNEGLPPMNQILNNADEELIATKEENVNLSTWEIFRDYILKDMNVWFVSFIDVFTYMIRFGVLTWLPLYLLETKGFSKKDMHVAFAIFEWAAIPSTLLAGWVTDTYFKGKRMPLSIITLVGVGASIFLYRNGNDLVTVTIGAGFVGCLIYVPMFLSSLQTIELVPSFAAGSATGLRGLLSYVLGSAGGTALFGILAEKFGWDAGFYLLLFAVAGCIFCCAMVHRGVLKLEAKKATAQKA; from the coding sequence ATGCTATCCCTACTCGCTTCCAAACCTGGCAAGCCAGTCCCTGATGCAGAAGTCCTCGACCGTTACAATCGGTTGCGTTGGCAAGCATTATTTGGCATTTTCATCGGTTACGCCGCTTACTATATTCTGCGTAACAATTTCTTGCTTTCATCACCCGATTTGATTCGTGATTTCGGTTTCACGAAAAAAGACATCGGCTTTGTATCCGCAACCATGTTGATTATTTACGGTGTCAGCAAAGGTTTTATGTCTGCATTAGCAGATAAATCCAATCCAAAATACTTTATGATTTTTGGCTTGGTGATGTCCGCTTTAGTCAATCTGATGATGGGTTTCACCACTTCATTCTGGATTTTCTTTTTCTTGTGCATGCTCAACGGTATTTTTCAAGGCATGGGCGCAGGTCCTGCTTATGTTGTGCTAGCAAGCTGGTTCCCACGCAAAACACGCGGCACAACCACAGCCGTGTTTAACATTTCACACAACGTAGGCGGCGGTTTGGTTGCACCGATTGCAGGTGCTTCTGTGGCTTGGTTGGGCGAAACGCACTGGCAATCAGCTCACTTCATCGTGCCAGCCGTGCTTGCTTCTATTGTGGCGACCATTTTCTTCATCTTCGGCGCAGGCAGAACATACAACGAAGGTTTGCCGCCAATGAACCAAATCTTGAACAACGCCGATGAAGAATTGATTGCCACCAAAGAAGAAAACGTGAACTTAAGCACATGGGAAATCTTCCGCGATTACATTTTAAAAGACATGAACGTTTGGTTCGTTTCGTTTATTGACGTGTTCACCTATATGATTCGCTTTGGTGTGCTGACTTGGTTGCCATTGTATCTTTTGGAAACCAAAGGCTTTTCTAAAAAAGACATGCACGTGGCATTTGCGATTTTTGAATGGGCAGCGATTCCGTCCACTTTATTGGCAGGCTGGGTAACAGACACCTATTTCAAAGGCAAACGCATGCCATTGTCTATCATCACACTGGTTGGAGTGGGCGCATCTATCTTCTTGTATCGCAATGGTAACGATTTGGTTACGGTTACGATTGGCGCAGGCTTCGTTGGCTGCTTGATTTACGTGCCGATGTTCCTGTCTTCATTGCAAACAATTGAGCTAGTGCCTTCATTTGCGGCTGGCTCTGCAACAGGTTTGCGCGGCTTGTTGAGCTACGTTTTGGGTAGCGCAGGCGGCACCGCTCTGTTCGGTATCTTGGCAGAAAAATTCGGCTGGGACGCTGGTTTCTATCTATTGCTGTTTGCCGTTGCAGGCTGCATTTTCTGCTGCGCGATGGTTCACCGTGGCGTATTGAAATTGGAAGCGAAGAAAGCTACTGCACAAAAAGCGTAA
- a CDS encoding type IV pilus twitching motility protein PilT: MQITDLLAFGVKNKASDLHLSAGLPPMIRVHGDVRRINLPEMSAEDVGNMISSIMNDLQRKNYQQNLETDFSFELPNVARFRVNAFTTNRGPAAVLRTIPSKVLTLEELKAPRIFQKIADNPRGLVLVTGPTGSGKSTTLAAMMDYVNDNHAGHILTIEDPIEFVHQSKKCLVNQRELHEHTHSFANALKSALREDPDIILVGEMRDPETIGLALTAAETGHLVFGTLHTTSAAKTIDRIIDVFPAAEKEMVRSMLSESLRAVIAQTLLKTKDGKGRVAAHEIMVSTPAIRNLIRENKIAQMNSTIQTGQNYGMQTLDQCLQDLVRRNIVSLADARSKAQNPDMIN, translated from the coding sequence ATGCAAATTACCGACCTTCTCGCATTTGGCGTGAAAAACAAAGCATCAGACTTGCACCTGTCAGCAGGTTTGCCTCCAATGATTCGCGTCCACGGCGACGTGCGCCGCATCAACTTGCCAGAAATGAGCGCAGAAGATGTTGGCAACATGATTAGCTCAATCATGAACGACTTGCAACGCAAAAACTATCAACAAAACTTGGAAACCGACTTTTCGTTTGAATTGCCAAACGTGGCGCGTTTCCGTGTGAACGCGTTTACGACTAACCGTGGCCCAGCAGCCGTGTTGCGTACCATTCCGAGCAAAGTATTGACTTTGGAAGAATTGAAAGCGCCGCGCATTTTCCAAAAAATTGCTGATAACCCACGCGGTTTGGTGTTGGTAACAGGCCCTACAGGTTCTGGTAAATCAACCACTTTGGCGGCGATGATGGACTATGTGAACGACAATCACGCAGGTCATATCTTGACGATTGAAGACCCAATTGAGTTCGTTCACCAATCTAAAAAATGCTTGGTAAACCAACGCGAATTGCACGAACACACTCACAGCTTTGCCAACGCATTGAAATCAGCGTTGCGTGAAGACCCAGATATTATTCTGGTGGGCGAGATGCGTGACCCTGAAACCATCGGCTTGGCATTGACTGCAGCCGAAACAGGTCACTTGGTGTTCGGTACCTTGCACACCACATCAGCCGCTAAAACGATTGACCGTATTATCGACGTGTTCCCAGCTGCCGAAAAAGAAATGGTGCGCTCAATGTTGTCAGAATCATTGCGTGCCGTAATCGCGCAAACGCTGCTGAAAACCAAAGACGGCAAAGGCCGTGTGGCAGCGCATGAAATCATGGTTTCAACGCCTGCGATTCGTAACTTGATTCGTGAAAACAAAATTGCGCAAATGAACTCAACCATTCAAACAGGTCAAAACTACGGTATGCAAACGCTTGACCAATGTTTGCAAGACTTGGTGCGCCGCAACATCGTTTCTTTGGCGGACGCACGTTCTAAAGCACAAAACCCAGATATGATTAACTAA
- a CDS encoding alpha/beta hydrolase, whose product MNNQQALIHIQGEVGKLETIYLPAKGVEQGVAVIHHPNPTQGGTFTNKVIQTAAKCLTTMGFHCYLPNSRGTGNSEGVHDYGKGESEDLVRVIDFARAQHPNAPKFILSGFSFGGYVSTFAAQQREPDVLLLIGAAVGFYEVPAPHVPNINKTLMIHGADDEVVELARPLKWAAEQNMPVVVIPESSHFFHGKLIHLRDTINRFVPPML is encoded by the coding sequence ATGAACAATCAACAAGCATTAATCCACATTCAAGGCGAAGTTGGCAAATTAGAAACCATTTATTTACCTGCGAAAGGCGTAGAACAAGGGGTTGCCGTGATTCACCACCCAAACCCCACTCAAGGCGGCACATTCACTAATAAGGTGATTCAAACCGCAGCAAAATGCTTAACCACAATGGGCTTTCATTGCTATCTCCCCAACTCACGCGGAACAGGAAACAGCGAAGGCGTACATGATTATGGCAAAGGCGAAAGTGAAGATTTAGTACGCGTGATTGACTTTGCACGCGCTCAACATCCTAACGCCCCTAAATTCATTCTGTCAGGTTTCTCATTTGGCGGTTATGTTTCCACATTTGCAGCGCAGCAGCGCGAACCTGATGTGTTATTGCTTATTGGTGCAGCAGTAGGTTTTTATGAAGTACCCGCCCCTCATGTACCCAATATCAATAAAACCTTGATGATTCACGGTGCAGATGATGAAGTAGTGGAATTGGCGCGACCATTGAAATGGGCAGCAGAACAAAATATGCCTGTGGTTGTTATCCCCGAAAGCTCACACTTCTTTCATGGCAAACTAATTCACCTACGCGATACGATTAACCGCTTTGTTCCACCAATGTTGTAA
- the rsmG gene encoding 16S rRNA (guanine(527)-N(7))-methyltransferase RsmG, with protein MNHFASELANGIAAMNLSIDDAQQQKLLHYLELLKKWNKTYNLTALRDDSKMVSLHILDSLTLLPYAEHAQTMIDVGSGGGMPGIPTAICRPDLQITLIDSNSKKTTFLQQAAIELGLKNLSVSSSRVENILDKRADIVTSRAFAELCNFVQLTRHLLNENGHWVAMKGVYPNEELFRLPENVEAYQIDSLTVPTLDAERHMVLLRPKHEETK; from the coding sequence ATGAACCACTTTGCTTCCGAGCTTGCCAACGGCATTGCCGCCATGAATTTATCGATTGACGACGCCCAACAACAAAAATTACTTCACTATCTCGAGCTGCTCAAAAAATGGAACAAAACCTACAATCTCACCGCCCTGCGCGATGACAGCAAAATGGTTAGCCTCCATATTTTGGACAGCTTAACGCTGCTGCCCTACGCGGAACACGCGCAAACCATGATTGACGTGGGTTCAGGTGGTGGCATGCCAGGTATTCCCACCGCTATTTGTCGCCCAGATTTACAGATTACGCTGATTGATTCTAACAGCAAGAAAACCACGTTTCTGCAACAAGCCGCGATTGAATTAGGGTTGAAAAATCTATCCGTGAGCAGCAGTCGAGTAGAAAATATTTTGGACAAACGCGCCGACATCGTAACCAGCCGCGCCTTTGCTGAATTGTGCAATTTCGTGCAACTCACGCGCCACTTACTCAACGAGAACGGACATTGGGTTGCAATGAAAGGCGTGTATCCCAACGAAGAATTATTCAGGCTGCCTGAAAATGTGGAAGCGTATCAAATTGATTCGCTTACCGTGCCGACTTTGGACGCAGAACGCCACATGGTGCTGTTGAGACCGAAACACGAGGAAACAAAATGA
- a CDS encoding IS5 family transposase has product MPTYAILDSQSVKTASSAHDKGFDGGKKIKGRKRHIAVDTLGNLLSVVVHAANIHDTKAGIFVAKKAFETYPSLKGFCADAGYRNTFEREVSEQLGLTVEISKRIQDISWHILPKRWIVERTFAWLGWSRRLAKDFEQTNLSAENFVKLGYISQILKFIK; this is encoded by the coding sequence ATGCCAACTTATGCCATTCTTGATTCACAAAGTGTCAAAACAGCTTCTAGCGCACATGATAAAGGTTTTGATGGAGGTAAAAAAATCAAAGGTCGTAAGCGACATATAGCTGTTGATACGTTGGGTAATCTATTGTCTGTTGTGGTTCATGCAGCCAATATTCATGACACAAAAGCAGGTATTTTTGTAGCAAAAAAAGCGTTTGAGACCTATCCGAGTTTAAAAGGTTTCTGTGCGGACGCAGGTTATCGGAATACATTTGAGCGTGAAGTATCAGAGCAATTGGGTTTAACTGTTGAGATTTCAAAGAGAATTCAAGATATTTCTTGGCATATTCTGCCCAAACGTTGGATTGTAGAACGAACGTTTGCATGGTTAGGTTGGTCTCGACGTTTAGCAAAAGATTTTGAGCAGACGAATTTATCTGCTGAAAATTTTGTTAAACTAGGGTATATTTCACAAATATTAAAATTTATCAAATAG
- a CDS encoding ParA family protein codes for MSAKILAIANQKGGVGKTTTAVNLAASLAAKGKRVLLIDLDPQGNATTGSGVDKTTIEQGVYHVLLGDTDIQAARVKSDAGQYDLLAANRELAGAEVELVQEIAREMRLKNALVLVEEDYDFVLIDCPPTLTLLTLNGLVAAQGVLVPMVCEYYALEGISDLVATVRKIRTAINPKLDIFGIVRTLFNNQNRLAQEVSAQLQQYFSGKVFETVIPRNVRLAEAPSHGLPALAYDAKAKGTLAYLSLADEVLARA; via the coding sequence ATGAGTGCAAAAATTTTAGCGATTGCCAACCAAAAAGGCGGCGTAGGCAAAACCACCACGGCGGTAAATTTAGCGGCAAGTTTAGCAGCAAAAGGCAAACGCGTTTTGTTGATTGATTTAGACCCACAAGGCAACGCCACCACAGGCAGCGGCGTGGACAAAACCACAATAGAACAGGGCGTGTATCACGTTTTGTTAGGCGACACCGATATTCAGGCTGCGCGTGTAAAAAGCGATGCAGGACAATACGATTTATTGGCGGCGAACCGTGAATTGGCAGGCGCAGAAGTAGAGCTGGTGCAAGAAATCGCACGAGAAATGCGCTTGAAAAACGCGCTGGTGTTGGTGGAAGAGGATTACGATTTTGTGCTGATTGACTGCCCGCCCACGCTGACTTTGCTGACCTTAAACGGCTTGGTTGCCGCGCAGGGCGTGTTAGTGCCGATGGTGTGCGAATATTATGCTCTGGAAGGCATTAGCGATTTAGTAGCGACTGTCCGCAAAATCCGCACGGCGATTAACCCAAAATTGGATATTTTTGGCATTGTGCGCACGTTGTTTAACAACCAAAATCGTTTGGCGCAAGAAGTGAGTGCGCAGTTGCAACAGTATTTTTCAGGCAAAGTTTTTGAGACGGTGATTCCGCGCAATGTGCGTTTGGCAGAAGCCCCAAGCCATGGTTTGCCAGCGTTGGCTTATGATGCGAAAGCCAAGGGAACTTTGGCTTATTTGAGTTTGGCAGATGAAGTGTTGGCGCGTGCGTAA
- a CDS encoding transposase codes for MTRKSYPTDLTDAQWQAIEPYFNQLRHYKWDKRQLVNAVLYITKTGCQWRMLPNDFPPYSTVWSFYRRANQSGLWDRILLALVQKNV; via the coding sequence ATGACTAGAAAATCCTACCCAACAGACTTAACAGATGCCCAATGGCAAGCGATTGAGCCATATTTTAACCAGCTACGCCACTACAAATGGGATAAACGTCAATTAGTGAATGCCGTTTTGTACATCACCAAAACAGGTTGCCAATGGCGTATGCTGCCCAATGATTTTCCACCTTATTCAACCGTATGGAGTTTCTATCGCAGAGCCAATCAATCAGGCTTATGGGATAGAATTCTTTTGGCATTGGTTCAAAAAAACGTTTAA
- a CDS encoding FrpA/C-like protein: MALDLDNNGKIDSGKEIFGNHSVLSNGATAAHGYAALAELDSNHDNLINQADELFSSLKVWQDINQDGISQANELFTLQALGIQSLNLEYQENSKDLGNGNRLTHIGSYTKIDGTTGEMGDVEFASNSLYSRYTDTVKLTPEQLQAPNLQGLGRLRDLCLVTLN; encoded by the coding sequence TTGGCATTGGATTTGGATAACAACGGCAAAATTGATAGCGGTAAAGAAATTTTTGGTAACCATTCTGTTTTGTCTAATGGTGCGACAGCAGCTCATGGTTATGCAGCATTGGCTGAATTAGACAGTAATCACGATAATCTCATCAATCAAGCAGATGAATTGTTTAGCAGCCTGAAAGTATGGCAAGACATCAATCAAGACGGCATCTCACAAGCCAATGAATTGTTTACATTACAAGCATTGGGTATTCAATCTCTTAATTTAGAATATCAAGAAAATAGCAAAGATTTAGGCAATGGCAACCGTTTAACCCATATTGGTAGCTACACTAAAATAGATGGTACAACTGGTGAAATGGGCGATGTAGAATTTGCTAGCAACAGTTTGTATAGTCGTTACACAGATACGGTAAAGCTGACACCTGAACAATTACAAGCTCCTAATTTACAGGGTTTGGGTCGCTTACGTGATTTATGCTTGGTTACGCTGAATTAA
- a CDS encoding LapA family protein, whose protein sequence is MKLFANIIKFIILIIFVIFALINTDKVPFSYLPSQKIDIPLIVVLFGFFVLGAIVGVFSMFGRLLRLRNQNTRLRSEVQKSARLATQDIAAPAPAKTESK, encoded by the coding sequence ATGAAACTTTTTGCCAACATTATCAAATTCATCATTCTGATTATTTTCGTGATTTTCGCCTTAATCAACACCGACAAAGTCCCTTTTTCTTACCTGCCGTCTCAAAAAATTGACATTCCTTTGATTGTTGTTTTATTTGGCTTTTTCGTATTAGGCGCGATTGTCGGTGTATTTTCCATGTTTGGACGCTTGTTGCGCTTACGCAATCAAAACACCCGTTTGCGTAGCGAAGTGCAAAAATCCGCACGGTTAGCCACCCAAGACATCGCCGCACCAGCCCCAGCGAAAACCGAAAGCAAATAA
- a CDS encoding IS5 family transposase, whose amino-acid sequence MPTYAIIDSQSVKIASSAHDKGFDGGKKIKGRKRHIAVDTLGNLLSVVVHAANIHDTKAGIFVAKKAFETYPSLKGFCADAGYRNTFEREVSEQLGLTVEISKRIQDISWHILPKRWIVERTFAWLGWSRRLAKDFEQTNLSAENFVKLGYISQILKFIK is encoded by the coding sequence ATGCCAACTTATGCCATTATTGATTCACAAAGTGTCAAAATAGCTTCTAGCGCACATGATAAAGGTTTTGATGGAGGTAAAAAAATCAAAGGTCGTAAGCGACATATAGCTGTTGATACGTTGGGTAATCTATTGTCTGTTGTGGTTCATGCAGCCAATATTCATGACACAAAAGCAGGTATTTTTGTAGCAAAAAAAGCGTTTGAGACCTATCCGAGTTTAAAAGGTTTCTGTGCGGACGCAGGTTATCGGAATACATTTGAGCGTGAAGTATCAGAGCAATTGGGTTTAACTGTTGAGATTTCAAAGAGAATTCAAGATATTTCTTGGCATATTCTGCCCAAACGTTGGATTGTAGAACGAACGTTTGCATGGTTAGGTTGGTCTCGACGTTTAGCAAAAGATTTTGAGCAGACGAATTTATCTGCTGAAAATTTTGTTAAACTAGGGTATATTTCACAAATATTAAAATTTATCAAATAG
- a CDS encoding branched-chain amino acid transaminase, with translation MAITMDDRDGKIWYNGEMVEWREAKTHVLTHTLHYGMGVFEGVRAYETPKGTAIFRLQDHTNRFFSSAKIVGIHLPFTKEAFNQAQLDVVKTNNLKSCYVRPMAFYGSAKLGVAPQQDDVNAIVAAWAWGAYLGEEGMRKGIRCKISSFTRHHPNVTMIKAKANGNYMNSIMANTEAKQGGFDEAILLDAAGYVTEGSGENIFIVKDGMLYTPALDVALDGITRKTVMMIAREMGVDVQEKRITRDELYIADEVFFTGTAAEVTPIREIDNRQIGIGERGEMTTEIQKRFFDIVEGRNADYEHWLTYVG, from the coding sequence ATGGCAATCACAATGGACGACCGCGACGGTAAAATTTGGTATAACGGCGAAATGGTTGAATGGCGCGAAGCAAAAACCCACGTTTTAACCCACACTTTGCATTACGGCATGGGTGTATTTGAAGGCGTACGCGCGTATGAAACGCCAAAAGGCACAGCGATTTTCCGTTTGCAAGACCACACAAACCGCTTTTTCAGCTCTGCGAAAATTGTGGGCATTCACTTGCCATTTACCAAAGAAGCGTTCAACCAAGCGCAATTAGACGTTGTGAAAACCAATAATTTGAAATCTTGCTATGTCCGCCCAATGGCGTTTTATGGCTCTGCAAAATTGGGCGTTGCGCCACAACAAGATGATGTGAATGCGATTGTGGCAGCATGGGCTTGGGGTGCTTATTTGGGCGAAGAAGGTATGCGTAAAGGCATTCGCTGCAAAATCAGCAGTTTCACACGCCATCACCCAAATGTAACCATGATTAAAGCCAAAGCCAATGGTAACTACATGAACTCAATCATGGCAAATACTGAAGCGAAACAAGGCGGTTTTGATGAAGCGATTTTGTTGGACGCGGCTGGTTATGTAACTGAAGGTTCTGGCGAAAACATCTTTATCGTGAAAGATGGCATGTTATACACACCAGCTTTGGACGTGGCTTTGGATGGCATCACACGCAAAACTGTGATGATGATTGCGCGTGAAATGGGCGTGGACGTGCAAGAAAAACGCATTACGCGAGATGAATTGTATATTGCTGACGAAGTATTCTTCACAGGCACAGCGGCAGAAGTTACTCCAATCCGTGAAATTGACAATCGCCAAATCGGTATCGGCGAGCGCGGCGAAATGACAACTGAAATCCAAAAACGATTCTTTGATATTGTAGAAGGTCGCAATGCGGATTATGAACATTGGCTGACTTACGTAGGTTAA
- a CDS encoding transposase: MTKTGCQWRMLPNDFPPYSTVWSFYRRANQSGLWDRILLALIQKNV, translated from the coding sequence ATGACCAAAACAGGTTGCCAATGGCGTATGCTGCCCAATGATTTTCCACCTTATTCAACTGTATGGAGTTTCTATCGCAGAGCCAATCAATCAGGCTTATGGGATAGAATTCTTTTGGCATTGATTCAAAAAAACGTTTAA
- the lapB gene encoding lipopolysaccharide assembly protein LapB: MDSTEIWWLIIPIILLPVFFAMGWFAARVDMKTVLKHAKKVPAGFYVSLDALVDKNTGKAVHNLTEVIDQQQGSYDLSLTLGKLYRQRGENDKAIAMHKALLDSPDTVGEKRERVLYELGLNYQSAGLVDRAEHIFLELQDGNMNKQARQVLLNIYEQDRDWEKAVNEAQQLAHNEQTYQFEIAQFYCEIAQTALFKSDFQAAREHIAAALDANKKCTRANMILGDIEQKQGNFQAAIDAYSAIEKQNHAYLSMIGERLYDAYDALGKPQDGLNVLIGYMKTFPELDLVQVIYDKSLLLNGEEKANQIAIDLIRAKPDLNGMYRLLGFQMADLNPQWKADADMMRSVIGRQLQKAVMYRCRNCHFKSQVYFWHCPACNKWETFTPNKIEV; the protein is encoded by the coding sequence ATGGATAGTACAGAAATTTGGTGGCTAATTATCCCCATTATCCTACTGCCAGTTTTTTTTGCTATGGGTTGGTTTGCCGCGCGTGTGGACATGAAAACCGTGCTGAAACACGCTAAAAAAGTGCCAGCTGGTTTCTATGTGAGTTTGGACGCGCTGGTGGACAAAAACACAGGCAAAGCCGTTCACAATCTCACGGAAGTGATTGACCAACAACAAGGTTCTTACGATTTGAGCCTCACGCTGGGCAAACTCTACCGCCAACGCGGCGAAAACGACAAAGCGATTGCCATGCACAAAGCCCTGTTGGATTCGCCCGATACAGTCGGCGAAAAACGTGAACGCGTGTTGTATGAACTGGGCTTGAACTATCAAAGCGCAGGTTTGGTGGACAGAGCGGAACACATTTTCCTTGAGTTGCAAGACGGCAATATGAATAAGCAAGCGCGACAAGTGTTGCTGAACATTTACGAACAGGACCGCGACTGGGAAAAAGCCGTAAACGAAGCGCAACAACTGGCGCACAATGAACAAACCTATCAATTTGAAATTGCACAGTTTTATTGCGAAATAGCACAAACCGCGTTATTCAAAAGCGATTTTCAGGCTGCGCGTGAACACATTGCCGCAGCGTTAGACGCAAACAAAAAATGCACTCGTGCCAATATGATTTTGGGCGACATTGAGCAAAAACAAGGCAATTTTCAGGCTGCAATTGATGCGTATTCAGCGATTGAAAAGCAAAATCACGCTTATTTGAGCATGATTGGCGAGCGTTTATACGATGCTTACGATGCGCTGGGCAAACCGCAAGACGGCTTGAACGTATTGATTGGTTACATGAAAACCTTTCCAGAGCTGGATTTGGTGCAAGTGATTTACGATAAATCGCTGCTGCTGAACGGCGAAGAAAAAGCCAATCAAATAGCGATTGACTTAATCCGCGCGAAACCTGATTTGAACGGCATGTATCGCTTACTTGGGTTTCAGATGGCGGATTTGAATCCGCAATGGAAAGCAGATGCAGACATGATGCGTAGTGTGATTGGTCGTCAGTTGCAAAAAGCTGTGATGTATCGCTGCCGAAATTGCCATTTTAAATCACAGGTTTACTTCTGGCATTGCCCTGCTTGCAATAAGTGGGAAACCTTTACACCAAATAAAATTGAAGTCTAA